A window from Myxococcus fulvus encodes these proteins:
- the sppA gene encoding signal peptide peptidase SppA, whose amino-acid sequence MRLLALLLLPSLALAQTSSIVQAPLPSRGLTLPPTGAALVDEATALSLNPAGLGFVRAGQLFYLHERNLEQDSTADGVFLGAKLLGLGLGASMEWMRPRHGPDYRRTSLGLSLGAPTLQLGASWHAFGSDDEDVDSLDTFDVGLTARPARYLSLAAVAKNLNAPEEGAFKIERAYDFGLGLRPLGERFTLGVDWLFSEGAFRQGQATYTLQAEVIPGLRLGGGVSHGFVDAVPLALQLAVTVDTGHFGLTYAAGGGENGTNHVAQVRLSTENYRSLRPPGGVVTMLDLNDVLAGGGSPLLSLLGVSEADPFLRLSRWLDLAAKDERLSGVVLKMEGLPGVDWGKAEELRQAVLRLRASGKRVMAVLLSVDDLGYFVASAAERVYALPESSLHVNGLAATLQTYGGTMQKLGVTWDVARVGKYKTAPEQLTLTEPSEASREVVNAYLDNEVAWYERAVTQARNVPVEKLRELQAAGLPTPQLALKLGFLDGLILPSELDGKVRELVPGGRFSATYAPRDEREGRWGTRRRVAVVPVLGTIAGGKSREDPLGFSRIAGAETVVRALEAAKSDPSVVAIVLRVDSGGGEVLASYLMYQAVLDAAKVKPVIASMGDAAASGGYYAAMGATEVLALPTTITGSIGVFYFKPALEGLLGEKLGVSQETLSRSPMADVFGIWKAWTPEQQAAVQQWVDTSYDMFITEVAKVRKKDKAEVDAVARGRVWSGNDALARGLVDRLGGLQEAVESARRHAGVPASEELDLVLMGEARGFFSSLGGEPGVQAALALLPAPAEPFPSALRELARQAGVDLEMLRPGMKAMMPFTLTVR is encoded by the coding sequence ATGCGCCTGCTCGCCCTCCTGCTGCTCCCGTCGCTCGCGCTCGCCCAGACGAGCTCCATCGTCCAGGCCCCCCTGCCCTCACGGGGGCTGACGTTGCCGCCCACCGGCGCCGCGCTGGTGGATGAAGCCACGGCCCTGTCGCTCAACCCCGCGGGCCTGGGCTTCGTGCGCGCAGGTCAGCTGTTCTACCTGCACGAGCGAAACCTCGAGCAGGACAGCACCGCCGACGGCGTCTTCCTGGGCGCGAAGCTGTTGGGCCTGGGCCTGGGCGCGTCGATGGAGTGGATGCGCCCCCGCCACGGACCGGACTACCGGCGCACGTCGCTGGGCCTGTCCCTGGGGGCCCCCACGCTGCAGTTGGGCGCGTCCTGGCACGCGTTCGGCTCGGACGACGAGGACGTGGACTCGCTGGACACCTTCGACGTGGGCCTCACCGCCCGGCCCGCTCGCTACCTGTCGCTGGCGGCGGTGGCGAAGAACCTCAACGCCCCTGAGGAGGGCGCCTTCAAGATCGAGCGCGCGTACGACTTCGGCCTGGGCCTGCGCCCGCTGGGCGAGCGCTTCACCCTGGGCGTGGACTGGCTCTTCTCGGAAGGGGCCTTCCGTCAGGGGCAGGCCACGTACACGCTGCAGGCGGAGGTGATTCCGGGCCTGCGGCTGGGCGGCGGCGTGTCCCACGGCTTCGTCGACGCGGTGCCGCTGGCGCTCCAGCTGGCCGTGACGGTGGACACCGGCCACTTCGGGCTCACGTACGCGGCGGGCGGCGGGGAGAACGGCACCAACCACGTGGCGCAGGTGCGCCTGTCCACGGAGAACTACCGCTCGCTGCGTCCGCCCGGCGGCGTGGTGACGATGCTGGACCTCAACGACGTGCTGGCGGGCGGCGGCAGCCCGCTGCTGTCGCTGTTGGGCGTGAGCGAGGCGGACCCGTTCCTCAGGCTGTCGCGGTGGCTGGACCTGGCGGCGAAGGACGAGCGGCTGTCGGGCGTGGTGCTGAAGATGGAGGGCCTGCCCGGCGTGGACTGGGGCAAGGCGGAGGAGCTGCGCCAGGCGGTGCTGCGGCTGCGCGCGTCCGGCAAGCGGGTGATGGCGGTGCTGCTGTCGGTGGACGACCTGGGCTACTTCGTCGCGTCCGCCGCCGAGCGCGTCTACGCGCTCCCCGAGTCGTCGCTGCACGTCAACGGCCTGGCCGCCACGCTGCAGACGTACGGCGGGACGATGCAGAAGCTGGGCGTGACGTGGGACGTGGCGCGCGTGGGCAAGTACAAGACGGCGCCCGAGCAGCTCACCCTCACCGAGCCGAGCGAGGCCTCGCGCGAGGTGGTGAACGCCTACCTGGACAACGAGGTGGCCTGGTACGAGCGCGCCGTCACCCAGGCTCGCAACGTGCCGGTGGAGAAGCTGCGCGAGTTGCAGGCCGCGGGCCTGCCCACGCCGCAGCTGGCGCTGAAGCTGGGCTTCCTGGACGGCCTCATCCTGCCCTCGGAGCTGGACGGCAAGGTGCGCGAGCTGGTGCCGGGCGGGCGCTTCAGCGCCACGTACGCGCCGCGCGACGAGCGCGAGGGCCGCTGGGGCACGCGCCGCCGCGTCGCGGTGGTGCCGGTGCTGGGGACGATTGCCGGCGGCAAGAGCCGCGAGGACCCGCTGGGCTTCAGCCGCATCGCCGGGGCGGAGACGGTCGTGCGGGCGCTGGAGGCGGCGAAGTCGGACCCGTCCGTGGTGGCCATCGTGCTGCGCGTGGACTCGGGCGGCGGCGAGGTGCTGGCCTCGTACCTGATGTACCAGGCGGTGCTGGACGCGGCGAAGGTGAAGCCCGTCATCGCCTCCATGGGCGACGCGGCGGCCTCTGGCGGCTACTACGCGGCCATGGGCGCCACGGAGGTGCTCGCGCTGCCCACGACGATCACCGGCAGCATCGGCGTCTTCTACTTCAAGCCCGCGCTGGAGGGCTTGTTGGGCGAGAAGCTCGGCGTGAGCCAGGAGACCCTCTCCCGCTCGCCCATGGCGGACGTCTTCGGCATCTGGAAGGCGTGGACGCCCGAGCAGCAGGCCGCGGTGCAGCAGTGGGTGGACACGTCCTACGACATGTTCATCACCGAGGTGGCCAAGGTGCGCAAGAAGGACAAGGCGGAGGTGGACGCCGTGGCGCGCGGCCGGGTGTGGAGCGGCAACGACGCCCTGGCGCGAGGGCTGGTGGACCGGCTGGGCGGCCTGCAGGAGGCGGTGGAGTCGGCCCGCCGACACGCGGGCGTCCCGGCGTCGGAGGAGCTGGACCTGGTGCTGATGGGCGAGGCGCGCGGCTTCTTCTCCAGCCTGGGCGGAGAGCCGGGCGTGCAGGCGGCGCTCGCCCTGCTGCCCGCTCCCGCGGAGCCCTTCCCGTCCGCCCTTCGGGAGCTGGCGCGACAGGCGGGCGTGGACCTGGAGATGCTGCGCCCGGGGATGAAGGCGATGATGCCCTTCACCCTCACCGTCCGCTGA
- a CDS encoding PEGA domain-containing protein → MRALVLALLPSLALAASPAPARRATSLLIPMDPAAESGSVKMEGYMNEALGNFAGFTVRKSEEIFGLPADPNAQSAMERARKGYSESAAAFDKKEYDDAETKVRATLKELQNAPAAMRGCSPLCESLALYAALLHLRGDVEEAKLVLIDLIAVSPTFELNPKRFSRDFIALRVQVATGRTSQLRGSATVKSRPAGARVYVDGELAGYTPVTIPALTVGKHLLRVERPGFRQYGQLMEVTPDDVEVSTELVPTAAYKAYDAQLDRVASEVSRGISQANGVAGLGKSLGLERAMVGTVRSHGEGTELILGYYDLRSGRKMGGRRVVLQGDEFGQLKSEMERMVNQLVNTSEGGGDKVVRSSDPLDNRGGTEDWGAEDRGGRTRKQEKTKKPGDDPLDGVSGTEDW, encoded by the coding sequence ATGAGAGCCCTCGTCCTCGCCCTGCTTCCCTCGCTCGCCCTGGCGGCGTCCCCCGCACCCGCGCGGCGCGCCACCAGCCTCCTCATCCCCATGGACCCCGCGGCCGAGTCCGGCAGCGTGAAGATGGAGGGCTACATGAACGAGGCGCTGGGGAACTTCGCCGGGTTCACCGTCCGCAAGTCCGAGGAGATATTCGGCCTGCCCGCCGACCCCAACGCCCAGTCCGCGATGGAGCGCGCGCGCAAGGGCTACTCGGAGAGCGCCGCCGCCTTCGACAAGAAGGAGTACGACGACGCGGAGACGAAGGTGCGCGCCACGCTCAAGGAGCTGCAGAACGCTCCGGCGGCCATGCGCGGCTGCTCGCCCTTGTGCGAGTCGCTGGCGCTGTACGCGGCGCTGTTGCACCTGCGCGGTGACGTGGAGGAGGCGAAGCTGGTCCTCATCGACCTCATCGCTGTCTCCCCCACCTTCGAGCTCAACCCCAAGCGCTTCAGCCGGGACTTCATCGCCCTGCGCGTGCAGGTGGCCACCGGGCGCACGTCGCAGCTGCGCGGCAGCGCCACGGTGAAGTCGCGCCCCGCGGGCGCCCGCGTCTACGTGGACGGGGAGCTGGCCGGGTACACGCCGGTGACGATTCCGGCGCTGACGGTGGGCAAGCACCTGCTTCGCGTCGAGCGGCCCGGCTTCCGCCAGTACGGCCAGCTCATGGAGGTGACGCCGGATGACGTGGAGGTGAGCACGGAGCTGGTGCCCACGGCCGCGTACAAGGCCTACGACGCGCAGCTGGACCGGGTGGCCAGCGAGGTGTCGCGCGGCATCAGCCAGGCCAACGGCGTCGCGGGGCTGGGCAAGTCGCTGGGCCTGGAGCGGGCCATGGTGGGCACGGTGAGGAGCCACGGCGAGGGCACCGAGCTCATCCTGGGCTACTACGATTTGCGCAGCGGCCGGAAGATGGGCGGCCGGCGCGTGGTGCTCCAGGGCGACGAGTTCGGTCAGCTCAAGTCGGAGATGGAGCGCATGGTGAATCAGCTGGTGAACACCAGCGAGGGCGGCGGGGACAAGGTGGTGCGCAGCTCGGATCCGCTCGACAACCGGGGCGGCACCGAGGACTGGGGCGCCGAGGACCGCGGCGGACGGACCCGCAAGCAGGAGAAGACGAAGAAGCCCGGGGATGATCCGCTCGACGGGGTGTCTGGAACCGAGGACTGGTGA
- a CDS encoding PEGA domain-containing protein — MNTFRRLALLLTLLLAVLPAHAQTTRKKAARKKATPSSKVVKAKKKKPNTKGQKTPVTAEPTDVQDVESPQPLVFGDPEQPTPPEKPVTTDKPTVATPVPPPATKPHEPVNPNARPSLANTPAVASGTVALFSVARTPATTEAAARLEGELTRHLQRGGDIPFVDLGTAFPPPEPTPLTQADGLYDEGRAAYDNLDPEAAETKFRAAAEAYEKSPGDFRPERLGETYLFLGAARLLNGDAAGAKAAFVRAAVAEPSTRPDKALFGQDVQKAFEDARAEVSARPAGTLVVESKPAGAKVSVRGQELGVTPLRGVTVPAGHHAVVVTLPGHTPHAEYTEVKSGASAQVKAELSPGPGLTAIRDASARAGSQAAFDSETLPPDTAAIADRLDARYVVVAAVSQDKKGRLKAELQAWDVRTQARLRGVDIDLSGRERDQSPEAAAQQARDFIQGAISPRVAESGASGQSLLKRPWFWAVVGGAAAVTAGAVFVATQDKGRPFNPITGGTGF, encoded by the coding sequence GTGAACACCTTTCGCCGACTCGCCCTGCTGCTCACGCTGCTGTTGGCCGTCCTCCCCGCCCACGCCCAGACGACGCGCAAGAAGGCCGCGCGCAAGAAGGCCACCCCTTCCAGCAAGGTGGTGAAGGCGAAGAAGAAGAAGCCCAACACCAAGGGCCAGAAGACCCCGGTCACCGCCGAGCCGACGGACGTCCAGGACGTCGAGTCGCCGCAGCCGCTCGTCTTCGGAGATCCCGAGCAGCCCACCCCCCCGGAGAAGCCCGTCACCACGGACAAGCCCACCGTGGCCACGCCCGTGCCGCCTCCGGCGACCAAGCCCCACGAGCCCGTCAATCCCAACGCGCGGCCCTCGCTGGCGAACACCCCCGCGGTGGCGTCCGGCACGGTGGCGCTGTTCTCGGTGGCCCGCACGCCGGCCACCACCGAGGCGGCCGCCCGCCTGGAGGGTGAGCTGACGCGGCACCTGCAGCGCGGCGGGGACATCCCGTTCGTGGACCTGGGCACGGCCTTCCCGCCCCCGGAGCCGACGCCGCTGACGCAGGCGGATGGCCTCTACGACGAGGGCCGGGCCGCGTACGACAACCTGGACCCGGAGGCCGCCGAGACGAAGTTCCGCGCCGCCGCCGAGGCCTACGAGAAGTCCCCCGGCGACTTCCGCCCGGAGCGGCTGGGTGAGACGTACCTCTTCCTGGGGGCCGCCAGGCTGCTCAACGGCGACGCCGCGGGCGCGAAGGCGGCCTTCGTGCGCGCCGCGGTGGCGGAGCCCTCCACCCGCCCGGACAAGGCGCTCTTCGGCCAGGACGTGCAGAAGGCCTTCGAGGACGCCCGCGCCGAGGTGAGCGCGCGCCCCGCCGGCACGCTGGTGGTGGAGTCCAAGCCCGCGGGCGCCAAGGTGAGCGTGCGCGGCCAGGAGCTGGGCGTGACGCCGCTGAGGGGCGTGACGGTCCCCGCCGGCCACCACGCCGTGGTGGTGACGCTGCCGGGCCACACGCCCCACGCCGAGTACACGGAGGTGAAGTCCGGCGCGAGCGCGCAGGTGAAGGCGGAGCTGTCCCCCGGGCCGGGCCTGACGGCCATCCGCGACGCCTCCGCCCGCGCGGGTTCCCAGGCCGCCTTCGACAGCGAGACCTTGCCCCCGGACACCGCCGCCATCGCCGACCGGCTGGACGCGCGCTACGTGGTGGTGGCCGCCGTGTCGCAGGACAAGAAGGGCAGGCTCAAGGCGGAGCTCCAGGCGTGGGACGTGCGCACCCAGGCGCGGCTGCGCGGCGTGGACATCGACCTGTCGGGCCGCGAGCGCGACCAGAGCCCGGAGGCCGCCGCCCAGCAGGCGCGCGACTTCATCCAGGGCGCCATCTCCCCGCGCGTCGCCGAGAGCGGCGCGTCCGGCCAGTCCCTGCTCAAGCGGCCCTGGTTCTGGGCCGTCGTCGGAGGCGCCGCGGCGGTCACGGCGGGCGCCGTCTTCGTGGCGACCCAGGACAAGGGCCGCCCGTTCAACCCCATCACCGGAGGAACAGGCTTCTGA
- a CDS encoding DNA gyrase/topoisomerase IV subunit A, whose translation MRAEAELKTRKKQGGSGGGGGAAGSGGGGDGFIPASLADEARRRYINYALSVITSRALPDVRDGLKPVQRRILYGMWNDLNLSFDTKYQKCAQVVGAIMGRYHPHGDASIYDALVRMAQDFSLRYPLVDGHGNFGSLDGDSAAAYRYTECRLDKLATEMLGELERKTVDFRPTYDGTRNEPIVIPARVPQLLMNGTTGIAVGMATNIPPHHLGELVDALVALIETPALLTKDLLKWVKGPDFPTGGQILNDKKELREIYETGQGSVRIRGEWDTEELKRGGTQIIITSIPYTVNKSTLVSKIGDLVRERKLPLIVDVRDESTKDVRIVLELKKDANAELVMAYLYKHTPLQTTFGVNLTCLVPSEDNPEVGTPRRLNLKDILQHFLDFRFGVITRRFQHELGELQKRVHLLEGFEKAYDALDEIIRIIRQSEGKQDAAQKLMKRFQLDELQVDAILEMKLYKLARLEILVVQKELKEKRAEIKRIEGILKDKKKVWATVKDELGEIKGLYNDKRRTKIGGAGSEEVEFNADAFIADEDAHVVLTRDGWVKRVREVKDPSSTRLREGDAVMTVLAGSLKANLVLFSNFGTAYVTRFNDIPASTGYGDPVQKLFKFDDGERVVAAWSLDARLDAPAKLVGVTKQGMGMRFLLEPHLEVSTRAGRRYAKTGEGDEIIGVREAGEKDLLAVLTKKTNALVCKVAEVNELAGPGKGVTVIKVDDDDQVVEFLVSAPNQKDAKIDFDTQKGRKLQLAPAKYGVTGRGGKGHEMSKRDAVEDVARPVVFIPLPEKKD comes from the coding sequence ATGCGCGCAGAAGCCGAATTGAAGACGCGAAAGAAGCAGGGGGGCTCGGGCGGCGGGGGTGGTGCCGCGGGCTCCGGTGGTGGAGGTGATGGGTTCATCCCGGCCTCGCTGGCCGACGAGGCGCGTCGCCGGTACATCAACTACGCGCTGTCGGTCATCACCTCGCGCGCCCTGCCGGACGTGCGCGACGGCCTCAAGCCCGTGCAGCGCCGCATCCTGTACGGCATGTGGAACGACCTGAACCTGTCGTTCGACACGAAGTACCAGAAGTGCGCCCAGGTCGTCGGCGCCATCATGGGTCGCTACCACCCGCACGGCGACGCCTCCATCTACGACGCGCTCGTGCGCATGGCGCAGGACTTCTCCCTGCGCTACCCGCTGGTGGACGGCCACGGCAACTTCGGCTCGCTGGACGGCGACTCCGCCGCCGCCTACCGCTACACCGAGTGCCGCCTGGACAAGCTCGCCACCGAGATGCTCGGCGAGCTCGAGCGCAAGACGGTGGACTTCCGGCCCACCTACGATGGCACCCGCAACGAGCCCATCGTCATCCCCGCACGCGTGCCGCAGCTGTTGATGAACGGCACCACGGGCATCGCCGTGGGCATGGCCACCAACATCCCGCCCCACCACCTGGGCGAGCTGGTGGACGCGCTGGTGGCCCTCATCGAGACCCCGGCGCTGCTCACCAAGGACCTGCTCAAGTGGGTCAAGGGTCCGGACTTCCCCACCGGCGGGCAGATCCTCAACGACAAGAAGGAGCTGCGGGAGATCTACGAGACGGGCCAGGGCAGCGTCCGCATCCGCGGCGAGTGGGACACCGAGGAGCTCAAGCGCGGCGGGACGCAGATCATCATCACGTCCATCCCGTACACGGTGAACAAGTCCACCCTGGTCTCCAAGATCGGCGACCTGGTGCGCGAGCGGAAGCTGCCGCTCATCGTGGATGTGCGCGACGAGTCCACCAAGGACGTGCGCATCGTCCTGGAGCTCAAGAAGGACGCCAACGCCGAGCTGGTGATGGCGTACCTCTACAAGCACACGCCGCTGCAGACGACGTTCGGCGTGAACCTCACGTGTCTGGTCCCCAGCGAGGACAACCCGGAGGTCGGCACGCCGCGCCGGCTGAACCTCAAGGACATCCTCCAGCACTTCCTGGACTTCCGCTTCGGGGTCATCACCCGCCGCTTCCAGCACGAGCTGGGCGAGCTGCAGAAGCGCGTGCACCTGCTCGAGGGCTTCGAGAAGGCCTACGACGCGCTGGATGAGATCATCCGCATCATCCGTCAGTCCGAGGGCAAGCAGGACGCCGCCCAGAAGCTGATGAAGCGCTTCCAGCTGGACGAGCTCCAGGTGGACGCCATCCTGGAGATGAAGCTCTACAAGCTGGCCCGCTTGGAGATCCTGGTCGTCCAGAAGGAGCTCAAGGAGAAGCGCGCGGAGATCAAGCGCATCGAGGGCATCCTCAAGGACAAGAAGAAGGTCTGGGCCACCGTCAAGGACGAGCTCGGGGAGATCAAGGGCCTGTACAACGACAAGCGCCGCACGAAGATCGGCGGCGCGGGCTCCGAGGAAGTGGAGTTCAACGCGGACGCGTTCATCGCGGACGAGGATGCCCACGTGGTCCTCACCCGCGACGGCTGGGTCAAGCGCGTGCGCGAGGTGAAGGACCCGTCCTCCACCCGTCTGCGCGAGGGCGACGCGGTGATGACGGTGCTGGCCGGCAGCCTCAAGGCCAACCTGGTGCTGTTCAGCAACTTCGGCACCGCGTACGTCACCCGCTTCAACGACATCCCGGCGTCCACCGGCTACGGCGACCCGGTGCAGAAGCTGTTCAAGTTCGACGACGGCGAGCGCGTGGTCGCCGCCTGGTCGCTGGACGCCCGGCTCGACGCTCCGGCGAAGCTGGTCGGCGTGACGAAGCAGGGCATGGGCATGCGCTTCCTCCTGGAGCCGCACCTGGAGGTCTCCACGCGCGCCGGCCGTCGCTACGCGAAGACGGGCGAGGGCGATGAGATCATCGGCGTGCGCGAGGCGGGAGAGAAGGACCTGCTCGCGGTGCTGACCAAGAAGACCAACGCCCTGGTGTGCAAGGTGGCGGAGGTCAACGAGCTGGCCGGCCCCGGCAAGGGCGTCACCGTCATCAAGGTGGATGACGATGACCAGGTGGTGGAGTTCCTGGTCAGCGCGCCCAACCAGAAGGACGCGAAGATCGACTTCGACACGCAGAAGGGCCGCAAGCTGCAGCTCGCCCCCGCCAAGTACGGGGTGACGGGCCGCGGCGGCAAGGGCCACGAGATGTCCAAGCGCGACGCGGTGGAGGACGTGGCCCGGCCCGTCGTCTTCATCCCGTTGCCCGAGAAGAAGGATTAG
- a CDS encoding DNA gyrase/topoisomerase IV subunit B, with translation MATKKESYTGADIQVLEGLEPVRKRPAMYIGGTDSTGYHHLLWEILDNSVDEVINGHATTVEVTLHKDGRSITVVDNGRGIPVDIMPKLKKPAVEVILTTLHSGGKFEQGNYIHSGGLHGVGSSVVNALARKLTIEIKREGKKHVQTYARGKPTSQLKVDGAARGTGTAITFEPDPEIFGEKLKFDAELVRERLEAKSYLHKGMTVVWKDETASPATSVTYKHDGGIAEYLTKVVAERAKPLVPAGSTTFYHSRDNGVRLEASLCWTEATDEHIRSYVNGIPTNMGGTHEAGLRGAVVKAVRNYIETHDLTPKGVSLTAEDIREGITAILSVYVVEPQFQGQTKGRLNNPEVTAQVDGVLRPALEKWLNDNKSIAEAVVARIILAARAREASRAASQAVSRKTAVSHRLNLPGKLADCSSTDPNVSELFLVEGDSAGGSAKQGRDRRTQAILPLRGKVLNAEQASTDKVAGNKELQDIVSALGCGIGADFDISKLRYGRVFLLMDADSDGHHIATLLLTFFYRHLRPLIESGAIHIAQPPLFRVDIGKETYWALDEADRDRIIREKVKGNAKPNIMRFKGLGEMTADELKETTLDVKNRMSLRVTIDNPIETDRVINDLMGRDVSARFRFIMERAGEVEALDV, from the coding sequence ATGGCGACGAAGAAGGAAAGCTACACAGGCGCGGACATCCAGGTCCTCGAGGGCCTGGAGCCGGTGCGCAAGCGCCCGGCCATGTACATCGGCGGCACCGACAGCACCGGTTATCACCACCTGCTGTGGGAGATCCTCGACAACTCGGTGGACGAGGTCATCAACGGCCACGCCACCACCGTCGAGGTCACCCTCCACAAGGATGGCCGCAGCATCACCGTGGTGGACAACGGGCGCGGCATCCCCGTGGACATCATGCCCAAGCTCAAGAAGCCCGCCGTGGAGGTCATCCTCACGACGCTTCACTCGGGCGGCAAGTTCGAGCAGGGCAACTACATCCACTCCGGCGGTCTGCACGGCGTGGGCAGCTCGGTGGTCAACGCGCTCGCGCGCAAGCTGACGATTGAAATCAAGCGCGAGGGCAAGAAGCACGTCCAGACGTACGCGCGCGGCAAGCCCACCAGCCAGCTCAAGGTGGACGGCGCGGCGCGTGGCACCGGCACCGCCATCACCTTCGAGCCGGACCCGGAGATCTTCGGCGAGAAGCTGAAGTTCGACGCGGAGCTGGTGCGCGAGCGGCTGGAGGCCAAGAGCTACCTGCACAAGGGGATGACGGTCGTCTGGAAGGATGAGACCGCCAGCCCCGCGACGTCCGTCACGTACAAGCACGACGGCGGCATCGCCGAGTACCTCACCAAGGTGGTGGCCGAGCGGGCCAAGCCGCTGGTGCCGGCGGGCAGCACGACGTTCTACCACTCGCGCGACAACGGCGTGCGGCTGGAGGCGTCGCTGTGCTGGACGGAGGCCACCGACGAGCACATCCGCTCGTACGTCAACGGCATCCCCACCAACATGGGCGGCACCCACGAGGCGGGCCTGCGCGGCGCCGTCGTCAAGGCGGTGCGCAACTACATCGAGACGCACGACCTGACGCCCAAGGGCGTGTCGCTCACCGCGGAGGACATCCGCGAGGGAATCACGGCGATCCTCTCCGTCTACGTGGTGGAGCCGCAGTTCCAGGGGCAGACGAAGGGGCGGCTGAACAACCCCGAAGTCACCGCCCAGGTGGACGGCGTGCTGCGTCCGGCGCTGGAGAAGTGGCTCAACGACAACAAGAGCATCGCCGAGGCGGTGGTGGCCCGCATCATCCTGGCCGCCCGCGCCCGCGAGGCCAGCCGCGCCGCGTCCCAGGCCGTCAGCCGCAAGACGGCCGTCAGCCACCGGCTCAACCTGCCGGGGAAGCTGGCGGACTGCTCGTCCACGGACCCCAACGTCAGCGAGCTGTTCCTGGTGGAGGGTGACTCCGCAGGCGGCTCCGCCAAGCAGGGGCGGGACCGGCGCACCCAGGCCATCCTCCCCTTGCGCGGCAAGGTGCTCAACGCGGAGCAGGCGTCCACGGACAAGGTCGCCGGCAACAAGGAGCTCCAGGACATCGTCAGCGCCCTGGGCTGCGGCATCGGCGCGGACTTCGACATCTCCAAGCTGAGATACGGCCGTGTGTTCCTGCTGATGGACGCCGACAGCGACGGCCACCACATCGCCACGCTGCTGCTCACCTTCTTCTACCGCCACCTGCGCCCGCTCATCGAGAGCGGCGCCATCCACATCGCCCAGCCGCCCCTGTTCCGCGTGGACATCGGCAAGGAGACGTACTGGGCGCTGGACGAGGCGGACCGCGACCGCATCATCCGCGAGAAGGTCAAGGGCAACGCCAAGCCCAACATCATGCGGTTCAAGGGTCTGGGCGAGATGACGGCCGACGAGCTCAAGGAGACCACCCTGGACGTGAAGAACCGGATGAGCCTGCGGGTCACCATCGACAACCCCATCGAGACGGACCGCGTCATCAATGACCTGATGGGCCGGGACGTGAGCGCCCGCTTCCGGTTCATCATGGAGCGCGCCGGCGAGGTCGAGGCGCTGGACGTCTAG